The Horticoccus luteus DNA window CGAGCGACATTTTGCCGGCGACTGGTGAAAGCAGACGGCGTCGTGGATTTTGCGGATACAGCGGCGCTCGTGGCGGCCCGGATCAACGGGCTTTTCCCGTGGCCGGGATGCGCGATCGAAATCGCCGGTCAGTCGGTGAAACTGGGTTTGGCCGATGCGTTGCCAGCGAGCGACAACCACGTGGTGCCCGGGACCGTGTTGGGCGCGGACTCTGAGGGCCTGCAAGTCGCGGCAGCCGACGGCGTGGTGCGGTTGCGGCGGTTGCAACGGCCGGGCGGGCGGATGCTGCCAGCGGAGGAATTTCTGCGCGGTTTTGCCGTGCCGGCGGGGACAATATTGCCCTCGCAACCGATGCCGCCGCTTGTGGCCGCGGCGCCGTTTCGGCGGTGAGACGCACATGCCGCTTGTTTTCGCGGACGGGGTTTCGCAAGCTCGGCCGATGTTGCGGAGGATCGTAATTCTCATGGTCTGCGGGCTGGCAGCCGCATTGGCCGCGCGCCCGGCCAACGCCCAAATCGAGCTCGCGAATTTACGGGAAGACGTGCGCGGACTCAGTCAGCGCGTGGGCGAGTTGCAGTTGCGTGTGGAGCAGCTGGAGCGGGAAAACGCGGACCTTCGCAGCCGTTCGGCGTCCGCGGAGAAAGGCTTTGTCACGCTCAGTCAGTTGAACGATGCGATCGCGGACGTGAACCGCACGTTGCGCTCGGGCGATGCCTCAGTGAAGGCCGATGTGCTCCAGCAGGTCGGCACGCAAATGGAGAAACTGGCCAAACAGACGAATGCGGCGCTCGACTCGCTCGCAAAAGGAATGGCGACCCGCCCGCCGGTGCAGACGACGTTTGCGAACGACTACGCCAAGGAGGGCATCAGTTACACGGTGCAAAAAGGCGACACCGTGGCCTCGATCGCGAAGAAAACCGGGGCGCGTGTGTCGGATATCGTGAACGCAAACAAGCTTTCGGATGCATCCCGCATCGATGTGGGACAAACGTTGTTCATCCCCGGAGGAAAGTAATTTTTATGGCGACCGCCCCCAAATCTCGACTCGGTCGAGGACTCGGCAGCCTCATCGCTGCCGGCAAACCAGCTGCGTCCGCTCCGGCCGCCGCCGCTGCCACTCCGCCCGCGGCGGCGCCGGGTGCGCCGGGCTATCAAGAGATTGCGGTGACGGCGGTGGTGCCGAGCCCCTACCAGGCACGGCGCGAGATTCCGCCGGAACAGCTCAACGAACTTGCCGAGAGCATCCGGGCCGAGGGACTGTTGCAGCCGATCGTCGTGCGCAAGGTGGGAGAAAAATATGAGCTGATCGCGGGCGAGCGTCGCTGGCGGGCGTTCCAACAGCTCAAAATTAAAAGCATCCCGGCGCGAATCGTGGAGGCGAGCAACGCGTCGTCGGCCGCGCTCGGGCTGATCGAAAATCTGCAGCGCGAAGGATTGAACCCGCTCGAAGAAGCGCACGGTTACGCGAGTTTGATCCGCGATTTCGATCTGACGCAGGAAACGGCGTCGCAGCGGGTCGGCAAGGGGCGCGCTTCGGTGGCGAACGCGTTGCGCCTGTTGTCGCTCGATGCGGAAATCCAAGGGTTCGTGGCGAAGAGCCTGCTGAGCGTCGGCCACGCCAAGGTGTTGTTGAGCATCGAGGATCCTGCCCAACGGACGGTGCTGGCCCGGCGCGCGATCGAAGAAGGGCTCAGCGTGCGCGCGATGGAAAAAGTCGTGCAAATGCGGAAGTCCGCCGGGGTGGCAGCGGCGGCGCCCGGCAAGCGTTTGCCGAAGATGTCCGCGCAGGACAACGCGACGGTGGCGAGTGTGGAGAAGAAGCTCACGTCACATCTGGGAGCGAGAGTGGCGGTTTTCCACGCGCCGAAGAAGGGCCGGATCGTGATCGAATACCACGGCAACGAGGATTTGCAGCGGGTGTTGGAGAAGCTGGGCGTGCAAATGTGAGGCGGGCCACGCTGGAACCCGCCATTGACAAGCCCCGCCGCGCCCTGATTGCCTTGTCGTTTCCATGAACATCTTGATCGGTATTTTGACGTTCGTCCTGATCCTCGTTTCGCTTTTCCTCATCCTCGTGGTGCTGGCGCAGAAAGCCAAATCAGACGGCGGCATGGGGGCGGCCATCGGCGGCGGCATGGCGGAAACGGCGTTCGGCGCCGACACCAGCAACGTGCTCACCAAGATGACGATCAATGCCACGATCGCCTTTTTCGTGCTGACCTTCGCTCTTTATCTCGGCCACGTTTACCGCCGCAGTCACGCCCACGCGGCGAGCGGCGCGCTGCCGACGATCACCGTGCCGGTCAAGCCGACCGCGGCGCCTGCCGCCACGACTCCCGTGAAAGCCCCGACGGCTCCGCTTGCGACGCCGACGGGCACGGCCACCACCACCGAAGCGTCGAAGCCGTAACCGGCCCGATGAGATCGCCTCGTTTCACGCCCGCCGTTTTTTGGCGGGCGTTTTTTGTTTTCCTCGCGGTCGGAGCGGCCGGTTTGCACGCGCAGCCGGCATCGCGCGGCATCCCGCCGCCGAGCGGGTATGGTCATTTCGGGCAACCTGACCCGGCGGAAGGGCGCAAGGCGCTCGAGCAATTCCGCGCGGCTGGCATTCAAGGGAGCTATTACTTGGAGTTCACGTTGCGATTGATGCCTCGACGCGGACCCGAAAAGCGCGTCGCCGGGCGGATGTGGGGCACGCGTAACCACGCTGGGCCCGTTTCCCGAGTAGCGCTGCAGGACGACGACGAAACGCGTTTGCTCGTGCAAAATGGCGCCGATGCCGCGGTCTGGCGGAGCACGCGGACGGCACCGGATCCCGCAAAGGTGGCGGTGCAGGCCTTGTTTGAGCCCATTGCGGGAACGACCTTGGCTCCGTTCGATCTGCAGATGCCGTTTCTTTATTGGAACGATTTCGTTTACGAAGGCTTGGGACGGGTGCGGGGACGACCCGCGTATCGGTTTCGCATGTTGCCGCCGAAGGAATTTGCCCAGCAGTTCCCCGCGTTGTCAGCCGTGCGGATCTCGCTCGACAGCCAATTTTCCGCGTTGGTGGAAGCGGAGTTGCTCGACGAAAAGGGGCGGCCCATGAAGTCGATCTTGGTGGACGAACTGAAGAAGGTTGGGGACCAGTGGATGGTGAAAGCGGTGGACGTGCGCAATGAGGGCACGCGCGACAAAACGCGATTTGAGGTCACGGCGGTCGCGTTAGGATTGGATCTGTCGCCCCGCCTGTTCGCCGTCGCGGCTCTCGCAGATGAAATTACTCCGCCTGAGGCAGCGCGGATGGTGCGGTTCGAACCGTGAATAGGGAAAGTCGCACGCGAGGTATCGTGTTCGACCTCGACGGCACGCTGGTCGACAGCATGCCCCTCGTGTTGAAAGCGTTTGCGCACGCAGTGGCGCCTTTCTGCGGCCCGGTGAGTGACGAAGAGTTGTTCACCCGTCTCGGCGGCCCGCCGGAGCGGACTTTCGCCGGCTGGCTGCGAGGTGCGGCGGAAACGGCGCAAGCGATGACGCGGTTGCGCGACTACAGCCTGACGCATTGGAAACTGATCCGACCCTTCGACGGCTGGGAATCTCTCTTTCAAACCTTGCGGCAACGAGAGCTCGCGATGGCGGTCTGGACGGGCCGCGAACGCGAATCGGCGCAATGGCTCTTCAGCGAATACGCCATCGCTCCTTATCTGCGCGCCTGTGTGTGCGGGGATGATCTACCGAGCCACAAGCCGGATCCGGAGGGGTTGCAGCGGATCGTGGACGAATTGCAGCTGACGGCGGACGACGCGCTCTTTGTCGGTGACGCTGACGTCGACGTGCTGGCAGGTCATGCGTGCGGCGTCCGCACGCTTCTGATCAGGCACGGTCGAGCGGTCGACGAGGCTGTGTTGCGCAAGGCCTGGCGCGTGGTGGAAACGCCGGCGGAGGCCTACGCGCAGATCCTGCAAGATACGAACGGACTCTGAGTTTCCGTTGGCAGAGACGGGGGCGCAGCGACCACTTACTTCAAGACCTGCTCCGTCGTCGGATCGAAAAGGTGGGCGCTTTCGATGGCGAACACGACCTTCACCTTCTGCGCCACCTCGAAGCGATCGGTCGGACGGACTCGCGCGATGAAAGAGTGGGCGCCGGTGTCGAGGTAAAGATACGTTTCCGCGCCCATCGGTTCAGACACTTCAACGGTGACCTCGGCGGTGTGCAACGGGTCGGCTTGCGGCACACTCAGGACGTCATGCACGTCCTCAGGGCGGATGCCGAACACGATGGGCTTGTCCACGTGTTGGGCGGCTTGTCGGGCCAACGTTTCGTTGAGGGCGATCGTCAGCGGCTGGTCTTTGGTGTTTTTCTCGACAAACGCCAGATGGTTGCCGGCGCGTTTGATGGTGCCGTGAAAGAAATTCATCGGCGGACTGCCGATGAAGCCGGCGACGAACATATTCTCGGGATGATTATAAAGGTTCAGCGGCTCGGCGACCTGCATGATATTGCCATCTTTCATCACGCAAATGCGGTCGCCCATCGTCATCGCTTCGACCTGATCATGCGTCACATAGATCATCGTGGCTCCGAGGCGGGCGTGGAGCTTGGAAATCTCAGTGCGCATCGAGACGCGCATTTTGGCGTCGAGGTTGGAGAGCGGTTCATCGAAGAGAAAAACCTTCGGTTTCCGCACGATCGCACGGCCGACGGCGACACGCTGCCGTTGTCCGCCAGAGAGGGCTTTGGGTTTACGATCGAGATATTTTTCGAGACCGAGCATGGCGGCGGCGTCGCGCACGCGGCTGTCGATTTCGGCTTTGGGAAACTTCCGCAGCTTCAGGCCGAACGCCATGTTCGCATACACCGTCATGTGCGGGTAGAGCGCGTAATTCTGAAACACCATGGCGATGTCGCGATCCTTCGGCAGGACGTTGTTCACGACTTTGCCGTCGATGGCGATCGTGCCGCCGGAAATTTCCTCCAGACCGGCGATCATGCGCAGGGTCGTGGATTTCCCGCAGCCGGAAGGTCCGACCAGAACCATGAATTCCCGGTCAGCGACGCTGAGACTAACGCTGTTAACCGCGCGAACGCCAGGGCCGCTCTTTTCGGGGTAAATTTTGACGAGATTATCGATAACGACGTTGGCCATGGAAAGTGCAGGGGTCGGGGAGGCGGAACGAACATCCGAGGTGGAAAAGTGCAGTCAATTCTATACCGCCCGAAATTTTTCGTTGCCGCATGGAGCGACTCTAGCCCTGCTCTCATAGGTCCTCAGCCCTCCAGCCGCTTCGACTAATCATGGCCTCGAAATCCGCTTCCACCCCTGCGCCGCTGACTTTTGACCTCCCGGCGACGCTTATCGACAAAGTCCAGTCAGCCGTGCGCTCAAATGGGCCCGGTCCCAAGAGCGTGAGTGAAGTGGTCCGGCTTGCCGTCACCGAGTTCGATTTCGACACGTTCAATCCGGTCCGGGAACCCCATCGACAGATTTCGGTGCGGTTGCCCGGCGACTTGCGCACGTTGCTCAATCGCACCGCCCGGCGCAAACGCGCGAGCTTGGGCGAACTCGTGCGGGCAGCGCTGGAAGCGCTGCCGATGGTGAGGCCACGCAAGGCACCAGCGAAGAAGCGTCGCTGAACGCGAACGCCACGTCGGCGTTCCTCGGAGAGGTATTGCGGTCGCAAAGTTTGTGCGCGAACGCGGCGACATGCCGCTGGCGGAGGCGCGGGACGGATGCGGATTTGTGACGGCAAACGGGATTGCCTTCGATCGTGGGCGCAATTTTGTTCGGCGATTCATGAGCACTCCGCCGCTCCCGCTTTCCACTTGGGCCCGCAATATTGCGCCGTCGCCGACGCTCGCCGTCGATGCGAAGGCGAAGATGCTTCAGGCGGCAGGGGAGGACGTGTGCGGTTTCGCCGCTGGCGAGCCGGATTTCGACACGCCAGAACACATTAAAGACGCCTGTATCGCGGCGCTGAAGGCAGGAAAGACGAAATACGCGCCGACACCCGGCATCGAGCCGTTGCGCCAAGCCATCGTCGAGCGCTATGCGGCCGACTATGGCCTGACGATCGCGGCCAACCAAGTCATTGTCTCCCCGGGCGGGAAATTCTCCTGCTATCTCGCGGTATTGGCGACCTGCTCGCCCGGCGACGAGGTGATCGTGCCGGCGCCTTTTTGGGTGAGTTATCCGGAGATGGTAAAGCTGGCGGGAGCCGCGCCAAAATTCGTGCTGTGCGATGACCGGGCGGGCTTCAAACTTTCCCCGGCTCAACTCGAAGCGGCAATCACGCCACGGACGCGGCTGGTGATTCTCAACTCCCCGTCGAATCCGACGGGGGCGGTCTATACGCGGGATGAACTGGCCGCGATCGTCGCGGTCGCGACCAAGCATAATCTCTACATCCTCTCCGACGAGATGTATGAGCATCTCGTTTACGACGGCACCACGCCCACGTGCGTGGCGACGTTGAGCGACGACGCGAAAGCGCGCACGATCGTGGTCGCCGGGTTTTCGAAGACCTACGCGATGACGGGATGGCGCATAGGCACCACCGTCGCGCCGGTGCCGATCGCCAAGGCGTTGACCGACCTGCAGAGCCAGATGTCTTCGAACGTGACGACGTTTGCCCAATACGGGGCGCTCGCGGCATTGAAGGAGAAGGAAAAGACCGCGGCCGCGCTCAAGGTAATGATGACAGCCTTCGACCGCCGTCGGAAGTTTTTGCACGCGCAGCTCAACAACATCCCCGGCGTGACCTGCCTGCTTGCCCAGGGAGCGTTTTACCTCTTCCCGAATATTTCCAGTTTCGGCATGAGCGACAGCGATTTCTGTGCGCGCCTACTCGATCAGGAAAAGGTGGCCGCGGTGCCGGGCAGCGCCTTCGGAGCGGAAGGCTATTTGCGTTTAAGCTACGCGACGAGTGATGAAATTATTCAAAAGGGCGTCACTCGATTGGCGAAATTCTGCGCATCGCTAAGAAAATAGGCGGAGAGGTGGTCAGGGACCAATGCGGGCTCGTCGTTGACCCGGCGACGACGAAAGGCGGTTAGAGGAAACGGGCGGAGAATGGTGGAGAAAGTTCTGCGCAGTCTGTCCTTTTTCCGCACGGACGTTCGTTGTAGAGAGATCACGCTTCACCTCGTCCTCTCCACCACCGCCCATGAACACCGAGTCTGCGACCGCGAATCCGTATCTGCTTTTTTTCCGCAACACCGGGCCTGAGAATCATCAGCGCCTGTCGGCCGATGAGCGGCAGGCCCTGGTGATCCGATGGAACGCTTGGTTCGAGGAACTGCTCGCCACGGGCAAAGCAGTCGAAGGCCAGCCCTTGGAAATGGAGACGCGAGTCGTGTCAGGCGCCGGCGGCGAACGCGTGACGGACGGTCCGTTTCCCGAGGCGAAAGAGGCGGTCGGTGGCTACGTGCGCCTGATGGTCAGCGGGCTTGAGGAAGCGACGGAAATTGCGCGCCGACATCCCGGGTTGGCCTACGGCATGAAGATCGAGATCCGGCCACTCACGCCGCATTGTCATCTCGGCGTCACGACAAGGGCTGCGCCCGCGGCACAGACGGCAAGTCGCTGACGGCATGCGTGAGTTCGCGACAGCCCCGACCGTCTCGCCATCGGCGGCGCAATTGGCGGAGCACTTTTTTCGGCACGAAACGGGGCGGTTGCACGGGGTTTTAATCCGCCGTTTCGGCGTGGAGAACCTTTCGTTGGTGGAAGACGTGGCCCAAGAGGCGCTGCTCAAGGCGCTGCGCACGTGGTCGATGGGCGGAGTGCCGCCGAATCCGTCAGCATGGGTGACCCGGGTAGCGATGAACCTTGCGCACGATGCATTGCGCCACCGCACGATGTCGGCAGGCAAGGAGACTGATATCGCCCGGCATTTTGAGCAGTTGAGGCCGGCGGAGGATTCGCCCGGGATGGAAGAACGAGCGATCCGCGACGACGCTCTGCGGTTGATGTTCGTCTGCTGTCATCCCGCTCTGGCGTCGGACGCGCAAGTCGTGCTCGCTTTGAAAGTCTTGTGCGGCTTCAGCACAACCGAGATTGCGGAAGCGTTTCTGAGCACCGAAGCCGCGATCGAAAAACAGATCACGCGGACGAAGCGACGAATTCGTGAAGCGGGCATTGGCTTCGATCTTCCGCACGGCGACGGATTGGCTGTACGGCTCGATGGCGTGCTCGGCGTGTTGTATTTACTTTTCAATGAAGGTTACAAGGCGTCGGATGGGCCGCGCCTCTTGCGTGAAGATCTTTGCCTGGAAGCGGTGCGGCTGATGTCACTCTTGGTGCAGCACCCGGCGGGCGATGTCCCGCGCAGCCACGCGTTGCTGGCGTTGATGCTGTTGACGGCGGCCCGCTTTCCCGCCCGCGTGGATGCGCAAGGTGGACTGCTGCGACTCGACGGACAGGATCGCACCAAATGGGATGGCGCCATGATCGACCGCGGGCTGCAGCACCTCGGGCACGCGGCGCAGGGCACGGAGGTGAGCGCATATCATCTGCAGGCGGGCATCGCGGCGATCCACTGCACGGCGCCCGATTACGCGGGAACGGATTGGACACGCATTCTTCAACATTACGATGAACTGCACCGGTTGAAGCCGTCGCCCGTGGTCGAGCTCAATCGCGCCGTGGCTTTGGCGCAGTTACGCGGGCCGCAAGCGGGGTTGGACGCCATCGCGGCGATAACGGCGGCCGGGAAACTCGAACGTCATTACCTCCTGCATGCGGTCCGCGGCGAATTGCACTGGCGGCGACGTGATGATCAGGCGGCGGCGCAATGTTTTCGCCGCGCGCTGCAACTTGCCCGAGTCGGACCTGAGCAGCTTTATCTCACCCGGTTGCTGGAGCGGTCGGCGGATGCCGTGTTCGACGACATCACATTGCTCGAAGGCCGCCCGCCCGAGTGAAAGTGGCGTTCGGTGGGGCAAGGCGCCCGTGGCGCGTGGCTTCAGCAAACGCGGCCGCGTTTGCCGGCGCGCGTGTTCGCAATGGGGTTCGCGCCGATCCAGCGTTCATCGATGGGCTCGCTCGCGCGTTGATAGCGAGTGTCGGATGACAGGCGGACCCGAGCGGTCTGATTGTCGAGACTGCCATGCACCAGGGACATTCCAAACGTGATGAAATCTCCGATTCGCCATTCGGGCGCTGTGAGCCAGCGCCCGCCTAATTTTTCGCGCAAGGACACGGGGTTCTTCGTGAGAAATCCGGGATGGCTCCAACCGCCTTGGTTCTTCACGCGTTCCACTTCGCGGGGGCGGTTTTCGCAGTAGGAGTCGACGTCGATTTCCAGATAGTGCCGCAGGCGCTCGGACTTTTTGTGCGAATCTTCGAGGAGCATCACCCCGCCGACTTCGAGCGGCACGTCGCCATAAGGGATCCAGCAGGTGAGCAGTTGGTGCGTGCCGCGACCCATGTAAACAAGATCGCAGTGAGGCGTCGACCCTTGGCCGCGACTCATGGCGCGAAACCATGTGTAATCGAAATGCCGAACGGGCTCGCCGAAGAGCGCGGTGTAAAAGGCCACGAGCTCCGGGCCGTAAACCACACGCGCGACTTCCGGGTTGCCCACGGCCAAATCGCCGCGGTAGCCGGATGTTTTGTCCGGGTGCCCGATCGCGTCCATCACGGGGAACGCGGGGTCGAGCGAGCCTTCCGCCGCCAGGCGCGCGGTCACGGATGCGCGCGCTGCGAGGATGAGATCACGCGAAAAAAATCCCGGGACGTAAAGGTAACCGTCCACAGCGAGACGTTGACGCAATTCGTCAGGGCGTTCCAAACAGTCCGCGGAAGAACGAATCTCGCCAAACGCCTCGGGCGAGGAGTCGATTTCGTGCCCGCAGGAAAGAAGAGGGAAAGTAACGTTCATCGAAGAAGGTGGCGTGCGCCGATAGAAACGAAGGCGTTACCGTAACACGACGGGCAGCGCGAAGGAATGGTTGTTCTGGTGCCGCGCATGTGTATTTTGGTTTAGCCCTTCACGATGACCACACGGTGGACAACCCGTTCTCTGCCGACCGCCGGCACGCCCACGCGACTGGGATCGTTGACTCTGGCGGGGCAATCGCGACTCAACCGAGGCATCGCACGGGATAGCATGCGCGTCTTGGGCAGCTACGCCTTGGTTTACGTGCTGGCTGGCCGGGCGCAGTTCGGCGATGCCACGGGACTGAAGCGAGAAGTCGTGGCCGGGGACGTATTCTTTCTGTTTCCCGAAGTGGCGCATTTCTACGAACCAGGAGCGTCCGGGCCTTGGGACGATGTCTGGTTGGTGTTCCAAGGGCCCGTGTTTGACCAATGGCGACGCGAGCGACTGCTCGATCCGGCAGATCCGGTGTGGCACGTCGAGCCGGTGGACGTGTGGCGAAAGAAGATCATGCGCGTCCTCACCGGAGGCAGCACGGGCGGGGCGGCCGCGCTCGTGGAGGTGACACGATTGCTGGCGCTGCTCGCCGAAATGAGAGCAGCGGCGCGTGGCGAATTTGAACACGACCAACGGCCCGCCTGGCTGCAGGAAGCGTGTCGCCGGCTGGAAAGCGCGGCCGCCGTGCCGGATTGGGAGCGATTCGCGGGTGCTTTCGGGTTCTCGTATGAGCAATTCCGTCGAAAATTCAGCGAGGGGATGGGGGAGGCGCCTGCGCGCTATCGGCTGGCGCGTCGCATTGATCGGGCTGCGGCACTGTTGCAGGCGGAGGAACGGCCGTTAAAGCAGATCGCGGCGGAGCTCGGTTTTTGCGACGAGTTTCACTTCTCGAAGCTGTTTAAGCGGCGGACAGGGTTGTCGCCCTCCGCGTATCGGCGGCAGTGGCGAGCGAGCGAGCGGGCGGCGCGGAGCTAACGTTCAGGTGCGATGGTCGCTCCGTGGCGGAAGGCGGCCAGGCGCGCAGTGGACCAACGAAGGGGAAAATTTTGAGTTGGATTTTCCCGGCGGACCCTGCACGTTTCCCCGCTTCGTTCGCCAGGGTAGCTCAGTGGTAGAGCAGAGGACTCATAAGCCTTTGGTCGCCGGTTCAATCCCGGCCCCTGGCACCACGTTTCAAATAGCGGCGGTGATGCCGCGGTATGAGAAGGAGACGTGTTGCTTCTGGTTGCGTTGCACCGGCCGAAATGGTGCGGATCGCCGGGCGACGTTAAAGCACTTCGTCGACACGGGCGGACTCGCCTCCGCCGACCAAGGCAAACGCATAACGCGCATCGGACCAAGTGGCGACGGCGTTGCGGGCAAAATGTGCGAGACTCGCGGAAACATCGGCGGGGCCACCATCGAGAGCGCACACGTAAAGATGGTATTCGCCGCCGGCGCGGCTGAAGCACACCTCCCAGACGTCGCGGCCGGCAAAACGAAGGGTGCGGCAATGAGCGGGTTTTACTCGTGCCCAATCAAATGTGGGTGTAGCGGCGAGATGAAAGTTGGGATTGGCGAGATCGGCGCGCAATTCCACCGAGGCGTCCGCAAGGCCGATGTGATGGCCGCGTCGCACGTCTGCCGCGGCCCAACTCGCGAGTTGCGGCAAGAGGAAAGCGTCGGCGGACGGTGCAAAGCGATGCCATGAAAACACGCCGAGGAGCGTGAGGCTGGCAGCGATGGCGAGGATCACGGGCCACCGCCAAGAGGTAACGCGGGGCTCAAGCCGTGCGCCGGACAATATCGAATCGCGCAATCCCGGCGGCGGAGTGAGGGCGCGAACGTGCTCGGCGAACGCGGCATCCCATGCTTGCTCACGGGCTTGCCACGTCCGAAGAACAGGGTCGCGTTCGGCGCACGCCAGTGCTTCGCGGAAGAGGGGATCTGTCGCGTCTTGCCCGCTGGGACGATAGGCGCGCAGACGGAATTGGGCGTCTTGGTTGTTCATGGCGTCTGCTTTTTAGCCGGCAAAACAAAGGGGACGACGGGCGCGGCGGCGCGACGATCCGCAAGCGCGGCCCGCAACTGGCTTTTGCCGCGCGCGAGGCGGGACATGACCGTGCCGATGGGGACGTTGAGCGTCGTCGCGATCTCCTGATAGGATAGTTCTTCGAGGTAAAACAGCGTCAGCGGCGCGCGAAAAACTTCATCGACCCGCGTGAGTGCTTCCCATGCGACGGCGGCATCGACGCGTCGCAATTGGTCGACATCCTGATCACTGAGTTCGGCCTCCGGAGCGTCTTCGAGGGCGGTCTCGCGCGCACCGCGGCGACGGCCGCGGAGAAATTCGCGATAAAGCGTGGTGAAGAGCCACGTTTTAACCTTCGCCACATCGCGGAGACTGTGGCCCTTGCGCGCCCAAATATAGAACGTTTGCTGCGTGAGATCGCACGCGTCCGCGGTGTTGCGGGCGAGGCTGAGCGCGAACCGATAGAGACCGGTGTAGTGCTGGTCGACGAGCGCGGTGAAGACGTCCTCAGACATGGGAAGGGGAGGGAGCGGACGCGTCAGGAGGATTTAGCGGCGGTGGAGGCGGAAGGGCGCGCGAACCACGTGTCGAGGGAGAAGAAGCCCGGGCCAAATGCGAGAACGATCAAGGCCGTGAGCAGAAAGAGAAAGGGCGTCGCTGAGGTACAGGCGTCAGGGTCGTTCCATAGGCGGGTGACAGAGGCGCGTTCGGCAGTGGCATAGGCCACACTCATGACGCCAATCAGCGGCAGGGCGGCGGGGCGCGCGAAAAGGCCCAGAGCGAGCAGGGCGCCGCACAGCAACTCCGTGGCGCCGGCCGCCGCGGCATTCAGCATGGGCCACGGCACACCCAGGCTGCCGAAATACGCGGCGGTGCGGTCGAGATGGTGTAGTTTGCCCCATCCGGTGAAGACGAAGCCGATGCCCCAGTAAAGGCGGAGCGCGAGAAGTAGCGGCGACTGGAGCCACTCCCCGCATGTGCGGAACACGTTCGGTTGACGCATGGTAACGATAGAGAAAGACGCGGGGAATTTATTCCCGCGCGCAC harbors:
- a CDS encoding helix-turn-helix domain-containing protein; the encoded protein is MTTRWTTRSLPTAGTPTRLGSLTLAGQSRLNRGIARDSMRVLGSYALVYVLAGRAQFGDATGLKREVVAGDVFFLFPEVAHFYEPGASGPWDDVWLVFQGPVFDQWRRERLLDPADPVWHVEPVDVWRKKIMRVLTGGSTGGAAALVEVTRLLALLAEMRAAARGEFEHDQRPAWLQEACRRLESAAAVPDWERFAGAFGFSYEQFRRKFSEGMGEAPARYRLARRIDRAAALLQAEERPLKQIAAELGFCDEFHFSKLFKRRTGLSPSAYRRQWRASERAARS
- a CDS encoding RNA polymerase sigma factor — its product is MSEDVFTALVDQHYTGLYRFALSLARNTADACDLTQQTFYIWARKGHSLRDVAKVKTWLFTTLYREFLRGRRRGARETALEDAPEAELSDQDVDQLRRVDAAVAWEALTRVDEVFRAPLTLFYLEELSYQEIATTLNVPIGTVMSRLARGKSQLRAALADRRAAAPVVPFVLPAKKQTP
- a CDS encoding phytanoyl-CoA dioxygenase family protein, which produces MNVTFPLLSCGHEIDSSPEAFGEIRSSADCLERPDELRQRLAVDGYLYVPGFFSRDLILAARASVTARLAAEGSLDPAFPVMDAIGHPDKTSGYRGDLAVGNPEVARVVYGPELVAFYTALFGEPVRHFDYTWFRAMSRGQGSTPHCDLVYMGRGTHQLLTCWIPYGDVPLEVGGVMLLEDSHKKSERLRHYLEIDVDSYCENRPREVERVKNQGGWSHPGFLTKNPVSLREKLGGRWLTAPEWRIGDFITFGMSLVHGSLDNQTARVRLSSDTRYQRASEPIDERWIGANPIANTRAGKRGRVC
- a CDS encoding DoxX family protein — its product is MRQPNVFRTCGEWLQSPLLLALRLYWGIGFVFTGWGKLHHLDRTAAYFGSLGVPWPMLNAAAAGATELLCGALLALGLFARPAALPLIGVMSVAYATAERASVTRLWNDPDACTSATPFLFLLTALIVLAFGPGFFSLDTWFARPSASTAAKSS